One region of Gouania willdenowi chromosome 13, fGouWil2.1, whole genome shotgun sequence genomic DNA includes:
- the LOC114474464 gene encoding sialate O-acetylesterase-like isoform X1 — protein sequence MVAPLCAAVVVVLSAFFPGIDGSLLFASYYGDHMVLQKSPQRAVVWGYGPEGAKITVSLSGPVNQEASPVTVTKGIWKVTLDPVDAGGPYTVNVSSTNYTAILKDVLFGDIWVCGGQSNMLFQTSQMFNASEELALAAKYPHVRPFMAALKESETELPDLVEVKLPWFVARADVLSEFSAVCWLFGRYLYDTMKYPIGLVESCWGGTPVETWSSSRALHMCDLDKLEGPHNNSLLWNAMIHPLLNMTIYGAIWYQGEANTEYHQDKYNCSFPAMIDDWRMAFHQGSGGQTAADFPFGFVQLSTNNKKNIDDGFPELRWHQTADFGFVPNARMKKTFMAVAFDLPDEKSPYGTIHPRDKQDVALRLLLGARAVAYNQKDVLFQGPFPLQIESSQMQINVTYDQIVNVDSSTIIFEICCSETAAPCGSNSLWVPASIMNWGPSNVLLSTSLCNSSSVAALRYAWKDWPCNFKACPIYDASNTLPAPPFVAHRRTGGRNHENELK from the exons ATGGTTGCACCACTTTGTGCTGCGGTTGTGGTTgttctttctgctttttttccGGGCATTG ATGGGAGCCTGCTCTTTGCCTCGTACTATGGCGACCACATGGTGCTGCAGAAGTCTCCACAGAGAGCTGTGGTGTGGGGTTATGGACCTGAGGGTGCAAAGATCACTGTGTCTCTGTCAGGACCAGTAAACCAGGAAGCTTCACCAGTCACTGTGACCAAAg GCATCTGGAAAGTCACCCTTGACCCTGTTGATGCTGGAGGTCCTTACACAGTGAACGTATCTTCTACAAACTATACAGCCATTCtgaaagatgtgctttttggagACATTTGGGTGTGTGGAGGGCAGAGCAACATGCTCTTTCAAACTTCACAG ATGTTCAACGCTTCAGAAGAGCTGGCCCTGGCAGCAAAGTATCCTCACGTGAGACCTTTCATGGCAGCTTTAAAAGAGAGTGAAACTGAGCTGCCTGACCTGGTTGAAGTGAAGCTTCCCTGGTTTGTGGCCAGAGCTG ACGTACTGTCGGAGTTTTCGGCTGTGTGCTGGCTTTTTGGACGTTATCTGTATGACACCATGAAGTATCCCATTGGACTGGTGGAATCGTGTTGGGGAGGAACCCCTGTGGAAACCTGGTCCTCCTCTCGAGCTCTGCATATGTGTGACCTGGACAAGCTTGAAGG TCCACACAACAATTCCTTGTTATGGAACGCAATGATCCACCCACTGCTCAACATGACCATCTATGGAGCCATCTGGTACCAAG GTGAAGCAAACACAGAGTATCATCAGGACAAGTATAACTGTTCCTTCCCCGCTATGATTGATGACTGGAGGATGGCCTTTCACCAGGGCTCTGGAGGACAGACAGCAGCCGACTTCCCCTTTGGATTTGTCCAG TTATccaccaacaacaaaaagaacatcGACGACGGCTTCCCAGAGCTCCGCTGGCACCAAACAGCAGACTTCGGATTTGTCCCAAATGCCAGGATGAAGAAAACCTTCATGGCTGTGGCTTTTGATTTACCAGATGAAAAATCTCCCTACGGCAC GATCCATCCACGGGACAAGCAGGACGTAGCCCTCAGACTGTTACTGGGAGCCAGGGCTGTGGCTTATAATCAAAAGGATGTTCTTTTCCAGGGACCTTTCCCGCTACAAATTGAGTCTTCTCAAATGCAAATCAATGTTACCTACGACCAAATAGTTAACGTTGATTCATCTACAATAATCTTTGAG ATCTGCTGCTCAGAGACTGCAGCACCTTGTGGCAGTAATTCCCTCTGGGTTCCAGCTTCCATCATGAACTGGGGTCCATCCAATGTCCTGCTATCTACATCTTTGTGCAACTCGTCCTCGGTCGCTGCTCTTCGATATGCGTGGAAGGATTGGCCGTGTAACTTTAAAGCCTGTCCCATCTATGACGCCAGCAACACTTTACCTGCACCGCCTTTTGTTGCCCATCGACGCACAGGAGGAAGAAACCATGAAAACGAGCTCAAATAA
- the LOC114474464 gene encoding sialate O-acetylesterase-like isoform X2, which yields MVLQKSPQRAVVWGYGPEGAKITVSLSGPVNQEASPVTVTKGIWKVTLDPVDAGGPYTVNVSSTNYTAILKDVLFGDIWVCGGQSNMLFQTSQMFNASEELALAAKYPHVRPFMAALKESETELPDLVEVKLPWFVARADVLSEFSAVCWLFGRYLYDTMKYPIGLVESCWGGTPVETWSSSRALHMCDLDKLEGPHNNSLLWNAMIHPLLNMTIYGAIWYQGEANTEYHQDKYNCSFPAMIDDWRMAFHQGSGGQTAADFPFGFVQLSTNNKKNIDDGFPELRWHQTADFGFVPNARMKKTFMAVAFDLPDEKSPYGTIHPRDKQDVALRLLLGARAVAYNQKDVLFQGPFPLQIESSQMQINVTYDQIVNVDSSTIIFEICCSETAAPCGSNSLWVPASIMNWGPSNVLLSTSLCNSSSVAALRYAWKDWPCNFKACPIYDASNTLPAPPFVAHRRTGGRNHENELK from the exons ATGGTGCTGCAGAAGTCTCCACAGAGAGCTGTGGTGTGGGGTTATGGACCTGAGGGTGCAAAGATCACTGTGTCTCTGTCAGGACCAGTAAACCAGGAAGCTTCACCAGTCACTGTGACCAAAg GCATCTGGAAAGTCACCCTTGACCCTGTTGATGCTGGAGGTCCTTACACAGTGAACGTATCTTCTACAAACTATACAGCCATTCtgaaagatgtgctttttggagACATTTGGGTGTGTGGAGGGCAGAGCAACATGCTCTTTCAAACTTCACAG ATGTTCAACGCTTCAGAAGAGCTGGCCCTGGCAGCAAAGTATCCTCACGTGAGACCTTTCATGGCAGCTTTAAAAGAGAGTGAAACTGAGCTGCCTGACCTGGTTGAAGTGAAGCTTCCCTGGTTTGTGGCCAGAGCTG ACGTACTGTCGGAGTTTTCGGCTGTGTGCTGGCTTTTTGGACGTTATCTGTATGACACCATGAAGTATCCCATTGGACTGGTGGAATCGTGTTGGGGAGGAACCCCTGTGGAAACCTGGTCCTCCTCTCGAGCTCTGCATATGTGTGACCTGGACAAGCTTGAAGG TCCACACAACAATTCCTTGTTATGGAACGCAATGATCCACCCACTGCTCAACATGACCATCTATGGAGCCATCTGGTACCAAG GTGAAGCAAACACAGAGTATCATCAGGACAAGTATAACTGTTCCTTCCCCGCTATGATTGATGACTGGAGGATGGCCTTTCACCAGGGCTCTGGAGGACAGACAGCAGCCGACTTCCCCTTTGGATTTGTCCAG TTATccaccaacaacaaaaagaacatcGACGACGGCTTCCCAGAGCTCCGCTGGCACCAAACAGCAGACTTCGGATTTGTCCCAAATGCCAGGATGAAGAAAACCTTCATGGCTGTGGCTTTTGATTTACCAGATGAAAAATCTCCCTACGGCAC GATCCATCCACGGGACAAGCAGGACGTAGCCCTCAGACTGTTACTGGGAGCCAGGGCTGTGGCTTATAATCAAAAGGATGTTCTTTTCCAGGGACCTTTCCCGCTACAAATTGAGTCTTCTCAAATGCAAATCAATGTTACCTACGACCAAATAGTTAACGTTGATTCATCTACAATAATCTTTGAG ATCTGCTGCTCAGAGACTGCAGCACCTTGTGGCAGTAATTCCCTCTGGGTTCCAGCTTCCATCATGAACTGGGGTCCATCCAATGTCCTGCTATCTACATCTTTGTGCAACTCGTCCTCGGTCGCTGCTCTTCGATATGCGTGGAAGGATTGGCCGTGTAACTTTAAAGCCTGTCCCATCTATGACGCCAGCAACACTTTACCTGCACCGCCTTTTGTTGCCCATCGACGCACAGGAGGAAGAAACCATGAAAACGAGCTCAAATAA